One window from the genome of Candidatus Didemnitutus sp. encodes:
- a CDS encoding DUF423 domain-containing protein, with the protein MTGSTRFITLTAAFLGFLGVALGAFGAHALKPTLEAHGSVETWKTAVLYQLVHAVALLALAGWRDAHAGASGRVAALWVAGVVFFSGSLYWLALGGPRFLGPVTPLGGVAFLTGWALLAWQAWRRPAA; encoded by the coding sequence ATGACCGGCTCCACTCGCTTCATCACGCTCACCGCCGCGTTCCTCGGCTTCCTCGGCGTCGCGCTCGGCGCGTTCGGCGCCCATGCCCTGAAACCCACGCTTGAAGCGCACGGCTCGGTCGAAACGTGGAAAACCGCTGTGCTATATCAGCTCGTCCACGCCGTCGCGCTGCTCGCGCTCGCCGGCTGGCGCGACGCCCACGCGGGCGCCAGCGGACGCGTCGCGGCGCTGTGGGTGGCGGGTGTCGTGTTTTTCTCCGGTTCGCTCTATTGGCTGGCGCTCGGCGGCCCGAGGTTTCTCGGACCGGTCACGCCGCTCGGCGGCGTGGCTTTCCTCACCGGCTGGGCGCTGCTCGCGTGGCAGGCGTGGAGGCGACCGGCCGCGTGA
- the argC gene encoding N-acetyl-gamma-glutamyl-phosphate reductase, with translation MKVGIVGASGYSGEVLVKLLLGHPHVTLAAVTSRQHAGKPLSSVIPALRGTAADTLKFIGSDAAELAARDDIGLWFLALPHGAAADFAKALVPAGRKVIDLSADFRVADLATYEKYYGHHHAPELLPHARYILPELTDPKWKTEIKLAAAPGCYPTSIILPLAPLLAAGLVSRQHIVANSLSGVSGAGKKAEEAYLYCERAESAKAYGLIKHRHLSEIEEQLALRSGAPVVLQFNPHLAPMRRGILTTITVPAAAGATIDAVYAAWRAAYAGRPFVSILPTGETPDSAYVTGTNRVDLSAVHDTRTGNFVITSAEDNLVKGASGQAVQIMNLWLGFPETAGLL, from the coding sequence ATGAAAGTCGGCATTGTCGGCGCGTCGGGTTACTCCGGCGAAGTTCTCGTTAAACTCCTCCTGGGCCATCCGCACGTCACTCTGGCGGCGGTCACCTCACGCCAACACGCGGGCAAGCCGCTCTCGAGCGTGATCCCGGCGTTGCGCGGCACCGCGGCCGACACGCTGAAGTTCATCGGCTCCGACGCGGCCGAACTCGCCGCGCGCGACGACATCGGCCTGTGGTTCCTCGCGCTGCCGCACGGCGCCGCCGCGGACTTTGCCAAGGCGCTCGTTCCCGCCGGTCGCAAGGTCATCGATCTCTCCGCCGACTTCCGCGTCGCCGATCTCGCGACCTACGAGAAATACTACGGCCACCACCACGCGCCCGAGTTGCTCCCGCACGCGCGCTACATTCTTCCCGAGCTCACGGATCCGAAGTGGAAAACCGAGATCAAGCTCGCCGCCGCGCCCGGCTGCTATCCGACGAGCATCATCCTCCCGCTCGCTCCGCTGCTCGCGGCTGGACTCGTCTCGCGCCAGCACATCGTCGCGAATTCCCTCTCCGGTGTCTCCGGCGCCGGCAAGAAAGCCGAGGAAGCCTATCTCTACTGCGAACGCGCCGAGAGCGCGAAGGCTTACGGCCTCATCAAGCACCGCCATCTTTCCGAGATCGAGGAGCAGCTCGCGCTGCGCTCTGGCGCACCGGTGGTGCTCCAGTTCAACCCACACCTCGCACCGATGCGCCGCGGCATCCTCACCACGATCACTGTGCCCGCCGCGGCCGGCGCCACGATCGACGCCGTCTACGCCGCTTGGCGCGCCGCCTACGCGGGTCGGCCGTTCGTTTCCATTTTGCCGACAGGCGAGACGCCCGACTCGGCCTATGTCACCGGCACGAATCGCGTGGACCTCTCCGCCGTGCACGACACTCGCACGGGCAACTTCGTGATCACTTCCGCCGAGGACAACCTCGTGAAGGGCGCGAGCGGCCAAGCCGTGCAAATCATGAATCTCTGGCTCGGTTTCCCGGAAACCGCCGGACTGCTTTAA
- the rpsI gene encoding 30S ribosomal protein S9, which translates to MSADSTVFIGTGRRKTSTARVRLVAGSGKLSANGRDFDAYFKHDNFARRAAGPLATADVKDKFDVVANIAGGGISAQAGAVAHGIARALLKFNSELRVTLKKAGHLTRDPREKERKKAGQPGARKRFQFSKR; encoded by the coding sequence ATGAGCGCTGACTCCACCGTTTTCATCGGCACCGGCCGTCGCAAGACCTCCACCGCCCGCGTGCGCCTCGTCGCCGGCTCCGGCAAGCTCTCGGCCAACGGCCGCGACTTCGACGCCTACTTCAAACACGACAACTTCGCCCGCCGCGCCGCTGGTCCGCTCGCGACCGCCGACGTGAAGGACAAGTTCGACGTCGTCGCCAACATCGCTGGCGGCGGCATCAGCGCCCAAGCCGGCGCGGTTGCCCACGGCATCGCCCGCGCGCTGCTGAAGTTCAACTCCGAGCTCCGCGTCACGCTCAAGAAGGCTGGTCACCTCACCCGTGACCCGCGCGAAAAAGAGCGCAAGAAGGCCGGCCAGCCGGGCGCCCGCAAGCGCTTCCAGTTCTCGAAGCGCTAA
- the tal gene encoding transaldolase: MSSPSQLDQLKQFTVVVADTGDFASMKQFAPRDATTNPSLILKAAAMPDYAWIVDKAVKDAPAGADLGAVIDGLLVLFGAEILKIVPGRVSTEVDARLSFDTVATVAKAREIIARYEKAGLGRERVLIKIASTWEGIKAAEQLQKEKINCNLTLLFSFAQAVACAEAKVQLISPFVGRILDWYKKSTGKDYAPAEDPGVKSVTEIYSYYKKFGYATEVMGASFRNTGEIVELAGCDLLTISPQLLGELAKNNTPISRKLDPAAAKAATLAKVTFDEKSFRFALNEDAMATEKTAEGIRQFSADIVKLEELIRKKQS; the protein is encoded by the coding sequence ATGTCTTCTCCGAGCCAGCTCGACCAACTAAAGCAGTTCACCGTCGTGGTCGCCGACACCGGCGACTTCGCCAGCATGAAGCAATTCGCGCCGCGCGACGCGACGACGAACCCGAGCCTGATCCTGAAGGCCGCCGCCATGCCGGACTACGCCTGGATCGTCGACAAGGCGGTGAAGGACGCGCCCGCCGGGGCCGACCTCGGCGCAGTGATCGATGGATTGCTGGTGCTGTTCGGCGCGGAAATTTTGAAGATCGTTCCCGGACGTGTCTCGACGGAGGTCGACGCGCGTTTGTCGTTCGACACGGTCGCGACGGTCGCGAAGGCGCGTGAGATCATCGCGCGCTACGAGAAGGCGGGGCTCGGCCGCGAGCGCGTGCTGATCAAGATCGCGTCGACGTGGGAAGGCATCAAAGCCGCCGAGCAGCTGCAGAAGGAGAAAATCAACTGCAACCTCACGTTGCTCTTCTCGTTCGCGCAGGCCGTAGCGTGCGCCGAGGCGAAGGTGCAGCTCATCTCGCCGTTTGTCGGGCGCATCCTCGACTGGTATAAGAAATCCACCGGCAAGGACTACGCGCCCGCCGAGGACCCGGGCGTGAAGTCGGTCACAGAGATCTACAGCTACTACAAGAAATTCGGCTACGCGACGGAGGTTATGGGCGCGTCGTTCCGCAACACAGGTGAGATCGTCGAACTCGCCGGCTGCGACCTGCTGACGATCAGCCCGCAACTGCTCGGCGAACTCGCGAAGAACAACACCCCGATCTCGCGGAAGCTGGACCCGGCCGCCGCGAAGGCGGCGACACTCGCGAAGGTGACCTTCGACGAAAAAAGTTTCCGCTTCGCGCTGAACGAGGACGCGATGGCGACGGAGAAGACCGCCGAAGGCATCCGCCAATTTTCCGCCGACATCGTGAAGCTCGAGGAGCTGATCCGGAAAAAACAGAGCTGA
- the rplM gene encoding 50S ribosomal protein L13: protein MKTYLAKKETVQPKWYLIDAEGQVLGRLAVKVANIIRGRNKATYTPHVDTGDFVIVINASKVVLTGKKEEVTEYMSFSGFVGGEKYRKLTDVRAKKPDFIIMQAVKGMLPKNRLAAKMLTKLRVFPGAEHPHAAQNPIKL, encoded by the coding sequence ATGAAAACCTATCTGGCCAAAAAAGAGACAGTCCAGCCCAAGTGGTATCTGATCGATGCCGAGGGGCAGGTTCTTGGCCGTCTCGCAGTTAAAGTCGCCAACATCATCCGTGGTCGCAACAAGGCCACTTACACCCCGCACGTCGATACCGGCGACTTCGTCATCGTCATCAACGCGAGCAAGGTCGTCCTCACCGGCAAGAAGGAAGAAGTGACCGAGTATATGTCGTTCTCCGGCTTCGTCGGCGGCGAGAAATACCGCAAACTCACCGACGTCCGCGCGAAGAAGCCCGATTTCATCATCATGCAGGCCGTCAAGGGCATGCTCCCGAAGAACCGCCTCGCCGCGAAGATGCTGACCAAGCTCCGCGTGTTCCCGGGCGCCGAGCACCCGCACGCCGCGCAGAACCCCATCAAGCTTTGA
- the argJ gene encoding bifunctional glutamate N-acetyltransferase/amino-acid acetyltransferase ArgJ yields MTQLTVTPDSAGITDVPGFEAAGVACDIRQKNDLKRLDLALVYSLRPCTAAGTFTKNAVKAAPVLLCQKNLEEGGPFHGFIANSGNANACTGPEGLKDAQTMAQRAAASLNQKPHAFFVCSTGRIGQPLPMDRVIKGLERSVTEKGRTPAHGKKAADAILTSDTKAKTVTVSFTYDGKKHTVAGFAKGAGMIQPNMATMLAFLATDFSVPRSFLQKTLTEAVNGTFNCITVDGDMSTNDTVLMLANGHSGVSVGDKSPRELRVLFAEAVWKACDILADKIVSDGEKITKVIEVKVQGAASAEDAEKCARAIGNSLLVKSSWYGEDPNWGRLADAAGYSGAKLVEAKLDIRYNDTPAMTAGKPHPELKPKWKEIVKQRRFTITIDLHLGKAGYRLLATDLTEGYVNYNKSE; encoded by the coding sequence ATGACCCAACTCACCGTTACGCCGGATAGTGCAGGTATCACGGACGTTCCTGGATTTGAGGCGGCGGGCGTCGCTTGCGACATCCGCCAGAAAAACGACCTCAAGCGACTCGATCTCGCGCTCGTTTACTCGCTGCGCCCATGCACTGCCGCCGGCACGTTCACCAAGAACGCCGTCAAGGCCGCCCCGGTGCTGTTGTGCCAGAAGAATCTCGAGGAAGGCGGCCCGTTCCACGGCTTCATCGCCAACTCCGGCAACGCCAACGCGTGCACCGGTCCCGAGGGCCTGAAGGACGCGCAGACGATGGCGCAGCGCGCCGCCGCCTCGCTCAACCAGAAACCGCACGCGTTCTTCGTCTGCTCGACCGGCCGCATCGGCCAGCCGCTCCCGATGGATCGCGTGATCAAGGGCCTCGAGCGCTCCGTCACCGAAAAGGGCCGCACGCCCGCGCACGGCAAAAAAGCCGCCGACGCCATCCTCACCTCCGACACGAAGGCCAAGACCGTCACGGTCTCCTTCACCTACGACGGCAAGAAGCACACCGTCGCCGGCTTTGCCAAAGGCGCGGGCATGATCCAGCCGAACATGGCGACGATGCTCGCGTTCCTCGCGACCGATTTTTCCGTCCCACGCAGCTTCCTCCAGAAGACGCTCACCGAGGCGGTCAACGGCACGTTCAACTGTATCACGGTCGACGGCGACATGAGCACGAACGACACCGTCCTCATGCTCGCCAATGGCCACTCCGGCGTCTCCGTCGGCGACAAGAGCCCGCGCGAGCTGCGCGTCCTCTTCGCCGAGGCCGTGTGGAAAGCCTGCGATATCCTCGCCGACAAGATCGTCTCCGACGGCGAGAAGATCACCAAGGTGATCGAGGTTAAGGTGCAAGGCGCCGCGTCCGCCGAGGACGCCGAGAAGTGCGCCCGCGCCATCGGCAATTCCCTCCTCGTGAAGTCGTCGTGGTATGGCGAAGACCCGAACTGGGGCCGCCTCGCCGACGCCGCCGGCTACTCCGGCGCGAAGCTCGTCGAGGCCAAGCTCGACATCCGCTACAACGACACGCCCGCGATGACCGCCGGCAAGCCGCACCCCGAGCTGAAACCGAAGTGGAAGGAAATCGTGAAGCAGCGCCGCTTCACCATCACCATCGATCTGCATCTCGGCAAAGCCGGCTACCGTCTCCTCGCGACCGACCTCACGGAAGGTTACGTGAACTACAACAAGAGCGAGTGA
- a CDS encoding homospermidine synthase yields the protein MIQFNNKILFVGYGAVAECTLPILFKHLKVPAKNVTVMDFVDKKEKLAKWIKKGVRYVNDRVTEDNMAAILAKYVGPGDIIVDLAWNIDACEILQWCHDNGVRYINTSTELWDPYKSGSHPTEKTLYWRHMNLRRMTKKWKEKGPTAVIEHGANPGLISHFVKQGLIDIGNKLIADGKAKGKRAEKIAALIAAGTFNELAQELGVKVIHCSERDTQITDQPKQVDEFVNTWSIEGFREEGTTTAEMGWGTHEKTLPKHAFTHKEGPKNQICLAQMGINVWVRSFVPNWTTLGMVVRHGEAFTISDALTVWKNGKAVYRPTMHYAYCPCDEAISSLNEMRGYNYKLNENQRIMNDEITDGADVLGALIMGHEYNSWWVGSDLSIQESRRLVPHQNATTMQVAISVVAATMWMIENPNEGVVVPDQMPHDYVLKISKPYLGKWISQAYDWTPLKGRDTTFAKYNKPDLDTKDPWQFKNFLVTDAG from the coding sequence ATGATTCAATTCAACAACAAGATCCTCTTCGTCGGTTACGGCGCAGTCGCCGAGTGCACGCTGCCGATCCTCTTCAAGCACCTCAAGGTGCCCGCGAAAAACGTCACCGTGATGGATTTCGTGGACAAGAAGGAGAAGCTGGCGAAGTGGATCAAGAAGGGCGTCCGCTACGTCAACGATCGCGTGACCGAAGATAACATGGCCGCGATCCTCGCGAAATACGTCGGCCCCGGCGACATCATCGTCGACCTCGCCTGGAACATCGACGCGTGCGAGATCCTCCAGTGGTGCCACGACAACGGCGTGCGCTACATCAACACCTCGACCGAGCTCTGGGACCCCTACAAGTCCGGCAGCCACCCGACGGAGAAGACCCTTTACTGGCGCCACATGAATCTGCGCCGCATGACCAAGAAGTGGAAGGAGAAGGGCCCGACCGCCGTCATCGAACACGGCGCGAACCCCGGCCTCATCTCGCACTTCGTCAAACAAGGCCTCATCGACATCGGCAACAAGCTCATCGCCGACGGCAAAGCCAAGGGCAAGCGCGCGGAGAAAATCGCCGCGCTCATCGCGGCCGGCACATTCAATGAGCTCGCCCAGGAACTCGGCGTTAAGGTCATTCACTGCTCCGAGCGCGACACGCAGATCACCGACCAGCCGAAGCAGGTCGACGAATTCGTCAACACCTGGTCCATCGAAGGCTTCCGCGAGGAAGGCACCACCACCGCCGAAATGGGCTGGGGCACGCACGAGAAGACCCTCCCGAAGCACGCCTTCACCCACAAGGAAGGCCCGAAGAACCAAATCTGCCTCGCGCAGATGGGTATCAACGTCTGGGTCCGCTCCTTCGTCCCGAACTGGACCACGCTAGGCATGGTCGTCCGTCACGGCGAGGCCTTCACCATCTCCGACGCGCTCACCGTCTGGAAGAACGGCAAGGCCGTTTATCGCCCGACGATGCACTACGCCTACTGCCCGTGCGACGAGGCCATCTCGTCGCTCAATGAGATGCGCGGCTACAACTACAAACTGAACGAAAATCAGCGCATCATGAACGACGAGATCACGGACGGTGCGGACGTGCTCGGCGCGCTCATCATGGGCCACGAATACAACTCCTGGTGGGTCGGCTCCGACCTCAGCATCCAGGAGTCCCGCCGCCTGGTCCCGCACCAGAACGCCACCACGATGCAGGTCGCCATTTCCGTGGTCGCCGCGACGATGTGGATGATCGAGAACCCCAATGAAGGCGTCGTCGTTCCCGACCAGATGCCGCACGACTACGTCCTCAAGATCTCGAAGCCCTACCTCGGCAAGTGGATCTCCCAGGCCTACGACTGGACTCCGCTCAAGGGCCGCGACACCACGTTCGCGAAATACAACAAGCCCGACCTCGACACGAAGGATCCGTGGCAGTTCAAGAACTTCCTCGTCACCGACGCTGGGTAA
- a CDS encoding HD domain-containing protein has product MQLPPPLLAALQTLRSAGGRPRLVGGCVRDWLLGHEPKDFDVEVFGLDYEKLQRALTPFGPTDLVGRSFGVLKVRLAGAEYDFSLPRRESKTGAGHRGFAVEPEPDLTEAEAAARRDFTINSIAFDPLENRVIDPHGGERDLRARVLRHTSAAFVEDPLRVLRAFQFAARFDLALAPETAALCRSIADTYRELAIERVWGEWDKWALKAAKPSRGLFVLKESGWLKHFPEIAGLDGLPQEPEWHPEGDAFVHTAHCLDALPTIGAWQNGDAHTRRVLSLAVLAHDFGKATTTHQAERRAQLRWVSPGHEAAGAPLAESFLQRIGAPHELIEFVRPLVANHLAHHHGQTHFRDTTVRRLARKIAPATMDELIAVMTADHLGRPPLVSEEALRRIHELRDAAQRLAVADRAPQPVMLGRHLIALGMKPGPHFKSALDAAFESQLDGAFYDEDGGVFWMRNYLRAHPHFLK; this is encoded by the coding sequence ATGCAACTGCCTCCGCCACTTCTCGCCGCGCTCCAGACGCTCCGCTCCGCGGGCGGGCGTCCGCGACTGGTCGGCGGCTGCGTGCGCGACTGGCTGCTCGGGCACGAGCCGAAGGACTTCGACGTGGAGGTGTTCGGCCTCGACTACGAAAAATTGCAGCGCGCGCTCACGCCGTTCGGCCCGACGGATCTGGTCGGACGCAGCTTCGGCGTGCTGAAAGTGCGGCTCGCGGGCGCAGAATACGATTTCTCGCTGCCCCGTCGCGAGTCAAAGACCGGCGCGGGGCACCGCGGCTTCGCGGTCGAGCCCGAGCCGGACCTCACGGAAGCGGAAGCGGCGGCGCGACGCGATTTCACGATCAACTCGATCGCCTTCGATCCGCTCGAGAACCGCGTGATCGATCCGCACGGCGGCGAGCGCGACCTGCGCGCGCGCGTGCTGCGGCACACGAGTGCGGCCTTCGTCGAGGATCCGTTGCGCGTGTTGCGGGCGTTCCAGTTCGCGGCCCGTTTCGATCTCGCCCTCGCGCCGGAGACCGCCGCGTTGTGCCGCTCCATCGCCGACACCTATCGCGAACTCGCCATCGAGCGCGTCTGGGGCGAGTGGGACAAGTGGGCATTGAAAGCCGCCAAACCCTCGCGCGGGCTGTTCGTGTTGAAGGAAAGCGGCTGGCTGAAACATTTCCCGGAAATCGCGGGGCTCGACGGTCTGCCGCAGGAACCCGAATGGCACCCGGAAGGCGACGCGTTCGTGCACACGGCGCATTGCCTGGATGCGCTGCCGACCATCGGGGCCTGGCAAAACGGTGACGCGCACACGCGACGCGTGCTGTCGCTGGCGGTGCTCGCGCACGATTTCGGCAAGGCAACCACGACGCACCAAGCCGAACGTCGTGCGCAGTTGCGCTGGGTCAGCCCCGGCCACGAAGCGGCCGGCGCGCCGCTGGCGGAAAGTTTTCTGCAACGCATCGGCGCGCCGCACGAGTTGATTGAGTTCGTGCGCCCGCTGGTCGCGAACCACCTCGCCCATCATCACGGGCAGACGCATTTCCGTGACACCACGGTGCGGCGGCTCGCGCGCAAGATCGCGCCGGCCACGATGGACGAGCTCATCGCCGTGATGACCGCGGACCACCTCGGCCGGCCGCCGCTGGTGTCGGAGGAGGCCTTGCGCCGCATCCACGAATTGCGCGACGCGGCGCAGCGCCTCGCGGTGGCCGACCGCGCACCGCAGCCGGTCATGCTGGGTCGCCATCTGATTGCGCTCGGAATGAAGCCCGGCCCGCACTTCAAGTCGGCGTTGGACGCGGCGTTCGAATCGCAGCTCGATGGGGCGTTCTATGACGAGGACGGCGGGGTATTTTGGATGAGGAACTATTTGCGAGCCCATCCGCACTTCCTAAAGTGA
- a CDS encoding S9 family peptidase: MQLSPDGHYLAFLTTLGWGKVGIALMDLENPGKPPEALVSAKDENIKLFFWKGSDYIVYGGDTGGDESYALRAIAVAPPKNGGKRDVRALTESYAHTRGMDAAGLYDELPYDPDHFLISGIREVGSHTWGIFKLNVRTGRRTPITSYEPTPNGAASSQVADNNGVLRARMMFLGDKLIYEVRAEPTSRYAKIAEFPANRGDAPWEFLFFAADNETLYVLSTEHSDTNTLYTYNVRTGQWSEPLFHSDEGDIIRVHTSHDRSKLYGVTYETDKAHDKFFDADRAKLQRTIDNSLPPGMENTVVSSSDDEKTLVIASHSDLDAGTYYVLDLKRGRMALIGRVMRGLDPKAMRPMEPIQFQARDGLAIHGYLTRPAGAEKGPVPLIINPHGGPFTIRDSWGFNPEVQFLANRGYAVLQVNYRGSGGYGVKFLQAGYHEWGGKMQDDLTDAVKWAIAQGITTADQVAIYGASYGGYATLAGLTFTPELYRCGINYVGVSDLGIQVADYKISPSPFDQLFATERMGADSTYLHDRSPVNFIQNIRVPLLNAYGENDPRVDIRQWKVLKAKLVAHKKPYEIIIQENEGHGFRDERNRIAFYSKVGEFLQKWLAPAQRQVR, encoded by the coding sequence ATGCAGTTGTCTCCAGACGGCCACTACCTCGCGTTTCTGACGACGCTGGGCTGGGGCAAGGTCGGCATTGCGCTGATGGACCTTGAAAATCCCGGAAAGCCTCCCGAGGCCCTTGTCTCGGCCAAGGACGAGAACATCAAGCTATTCTTCTGGAAGGGCAGCGACTACATCGTCTACGGCGGCGATACCGGCGGCGACGAATCCTACGCCCTGCGCGCCATCGCCGTCGCCCCGCCCAAAAACGGAGGCAAGCGCGATGTGCGCGCGCTGACCGAATCCTACGCCCACACCAGGGGCATGGATGCCGCCGGCCTCTACGACGAGCTGCCCTACGATCCCGATCACTTTCTGATCAGCGGCATCCGCGAGGTGGGTTCCCACACTTGGGGTATCTTCAAACTGAATGTGCGCACCGGCCGACGCACGCCCATCACCAGCTACGAGCCCACGCCCAACGGCGCCGCCTCGAGTCAAGTTGCCGACAACAACGGCGTGCTGCGCGCCCGCATGATGTTTCTGGGCGACAAATTGATTTATGAAGTGCGAGCCGAGCCCACCAGCCGCTACGCCAAGATCGCCGAGTTCCCTGCCAACCGGGGCGACGCGCCGTGGGAGTTCCTCTTCTTCGCCGCCGACAACGAGACCCTCTACGTGCTCAGCACCGAGCACTCTGACACCAACACGCTCTACACCTACAACGTCCGCACCGGCCAATGGAGCGAGCCGCTGTTTCACTCCGATGAGGGCGACATCATCCGGGTGCACACCTCGCATGACCGCAGCAAACTCTACGGCGTCACCTACGAGACCGACAAGGCGCACGATAAATTCTTCGACGCCGACCGCGCCAAGCTTCAGCGCACGATCGACAACAGCCTGCCGCCCGGCATGGAGAACACCGTCGTCAGCTCCTCCGATGACGAGAAAACCCTCGTCATCGCCTCGCACAGCGACCTCGACGCCGGCACGTATTACGTGCTCGACCTGAAGCGTGGTCGCATGGCGCTGATCGGACGTGTGATGCGCGGTCTCGATCCCAAAGCCATGCGCCCGATGGAGCCGATCCAGTTCCAGGCCCGCGACGGACTCGCCATCCACGGCTACCTGACCCGCCCCGCCGGCGCGGAAAAAGGTCCGGTGCCGCTCATCATCAATCCCCACGGCGGTCCCTTCACCATCCGCGACAGTTGGGGTTTCAATCCCGAGGTGCAGTTCCTCGCCAATCGTGGTTATGCAGTGTTGCAGGTCAACTACCGCGGCTCAGGCGGCTATGGCGTGAAGTTCCTCCAAGCCGGCTACCACGAGTGGGGCGGCAAGATGCAGGACGACCTGACCGATGCGGTGAAGTGGGCGATCGCGCAGGGGATCACCACCGCCGACCAGGTCGCCATCTACGGTGCCAGCTACGGAGGCTACGCCACACTCGCCGGGCTGACGTTCACGCCCGAGCTCTACCGCTGCGGCATCAATTACGTCGGCGTCTCCGACCTGGGCATCCAGGTCGCCGACTACAAAATCTCGCCTTCGCCCTTCGACCAGCTTTTCGCCACCGAGCGGATGGGAGCCGACAGCACCTACCTGCACGACCGATCACCGGTGAATTTCATTCAGAACATCCGCGTGCCATTGCTCAATGCGTATGGCGAAAACGATCCGCGGGTAGACATCAGGCAGTGGAAGGTGCTCAAGGCGAAACTCGTCGCGCACAAAAAGCCTTACGAGATCATCATCCAAGAAAACGAGGGGCACGGCTTCCGCGACGAGCGCAATCGCATCGCCTTCTATAGCAAAGTAGGCGAATTCCTACAGAAGTGGCTCGCGCCCGCACAGCGACAGGTGCGTTGA